The DNA window CACCCGCATCGAAGTTCTAGGGTTCCCGAAGCTCACCGAGGCGGAGCGCGATGCTCTGCAGCAGTTACTGCAAAGCGGATCCGAACTCCCGCTGTCTGAAGATATCGCCGATCGAGCGATCGCACTCAGGCAATCCCGAAGCATGTCGCTCGGCGACAGTATCGTTGCGGCAACCGCATTGTCGCACGGTCTGACTCTTGCGACGCGAAATCTCGGGGATTTTCATTGGATTGTCGAACTTACGATCGATCCAGTGCTGCCATCACCTTGATCCCGCCGGGGGGTTACTTTCTTGTCAGCAACCTCGCCCGCGCCAGTTCAAACTCCGAATCCGTCAAAACGCCGATCTCCCGCAGCGAATGCAGCTTCTCCAAATCCGCCATCTGCTTCGGCGTGATGGGCGGGAACTCTGTCTCGGTCGGACGCAATCCTGGCGCTTCGGCGGGCTGCGACTTCTTCCCGGCTTTGCCTGGCTTGCCTGTCGCCGCCGGCTTGGCCGCGACTGGTGCGGGTGCCGGGACGGGTTTCTTCACCGGCTCCGGCGGTTTCTCCGGCGCGGTGCCCGGCACCACCGCTGCCTCCCCCTTCTTCTCCTTGTCCCACGCCTGCCGCATCAGGTTCTTCATCACCATCAGCGCCGCTTCAGGCTCAACAAACGTCGGGGGCATGCGCAGGTAGATCGTCTTGTCGTCGATCACGCGCAGCGTGCCCGGCGCGCCGGTCATGGCGTAGCTCGCCCGCGTGCCGTCGTTCACCTTCAGCACGATGTCCGGCACTTGTCGGATGATGCTGTCGATGCCGAACAACTGCGCCAGCAGCCGAACCTCGGTCAGCGCGAAGAAGATCACCGCCTGCCGTGGCGGCTCGCCGAAGGCGTCCTTCACGTCCTTCTCCAGCTCGGCGAGCATCTCCAGGCTCTCGCACCGCGTCAGCCGGCGGTAGATGTCCATGCGCTGGCGGTCGCCGGGGATGTACGTCTTGGGGATGTACGCCGTCACGTTCAACTCGACGTGCGCTTCCGGCCGCGCCGCCCTCGGCTCTTTCTTCAGTTGCCGCGTCGCCTCTTCCAGCAACTGGCAATACATCTCGTAACCCACCGTCGCGATGTGGCCGCTCTGCTCGGGGCCGAGGATGTTACCGGCCCCACGCAGCTCCAGATCGCGCATCGCGATCTTGAAGCCCGCGCCCAGATGGCTGTATTCCTCGATTGCTTTCAGCCGCTTGCTCGCCACCTGTGTCACCGGCCGGTCGGCCGGCAGCAGCAGATAGCAGTACGCCCGGTGCTTCCACCGGCCGACGCGCCCGCGCAGCTGGTGCAACTCGCTCAGCCCGAAGCGGTCGGCGTTGTCGATGATGATCGTGTTGGCGTTCGGGATATCCAGGCCGCTCTCGATGATCGTCGTCGACACCAGGATGTCGGCCTCATGGCGGATGAACTTCATCATCGCCGCCTCCATCTCCCCTTCTTCCATCTGCCCGTGACCGATGACGATCCGGGCATCGGGCACCATCTGCTGAATGTTGTCAGCGAACTCGATGATGTCCCCCACGCGATTGTGTACGAAGTAGATTTGCCCCTCACGCTGCAGCTCACGCAACATCGCCAGCTTCACCCGGTTCCGGTCGAACGGCATGACCTCCGTCACCACGCTGCGGCGGTCCTGCGGCGCGGTCGTCAGACTGCTGATATCCCGCAGCCCCAGCATCGACATGTGCAGCGTTCGCGGGATCGGCGTTGCCGACATGGTCAGCACATCCACCATCTTGCGCATCTGCTTCAGCCGCTCTTTATGCGTCACACCAAACCGCTGCTCTTCGTCGACGATGACCAGCCCCAGGTCGGCGAACTTCACGTCCTTCGATAGCAGGCGGTGGGTGCCGATGAGAATGTCGACCTCACCCGTCGCCGCCCGGGTCAGGATGTCTTTGGCTTCCTTCGAGCTCTTGAACCGGCTGATCGACTCGATCGAGAACGGGTAGTTCGCCATCCGCTCGCGGAACGAGCGGTAATGCTGCTCAGCGAGCACGGTGGTCGGCACCAGCACGGCGACCTGTTTTCCGAACTCAGCCGCCTTGAACGCCGCCCGCATCGCCAGTTCCGTTTTGCCATAGCCGACGTCGCCGCACAGCAGGCGGTCCATCGGCCGGCGTTTCATCATGTCGCCCTTGATCTCTTCATTGCCGGTAACCTGGTCCTGCGTGGGCTCGTACGGAAACTCGGCCTCGAACTCCTGCTGCCATTCGGTATCGGGCCCAAAGGCATGGCCGACCTCTGCCGCCCGCGCCGCCTGCACATCGAGCAACTCCGCCGCCATATCCATGACGGCGTCGGCAACCTTCGCCTTCTGCTTCTCCCAACTGCCCGAACCCAGCCGCGACAGCGTCGGATGCCCGCTGAAGCCACCGACGTACTTCTGGATCAGGTTGATCTTGCTCGCCGGGACGTGCAGCGTCGCGTTGTCGGCGAAGCGCAGCGAAAGGTACTCCTCGCTCTTGCCGTCCTTGGCGATCGTCTGCATGCCGACGAACTTGGCGATGCCGTGGGCGACATGAACGACGTAGTCGCCAGACTTCAGATCGAGGAACGAATCGACCGGGCGTGACGCGATCGACTTCTTTACCCGCCGGCGCTGCTCGTAGCGGTGGAAGAGTTCGTGGTGTCCCAGCAGGGCGAGAGGCTGCCTTTGTGCCGCCGTGCCTTCGCGGCTGCCTTCCTCATCCCACACAAACCCACGATGCAGATACCCGAGCGCGACGGTCATCTTCTTGCCGATGCCCGGCTGTTCCATCTCGGCCAGCTCGACGAATCGCTTCTCTTCGCCCTCGTTCTCACAAAAAACCGTGACTTCGTGGGTTTCCGTCAGTTCGGCCAGCTCGCGGATCGCCTTCTTCGCCTCGGTTTCAAATCGCTGCAGCGACTGTATCGGCAGCGCCGCCCGCGGTACTTCGCCGGCACCCATCAGCGTGACATTGCCCTGGTCGAACTGGCTCAGCTCCAGCCTTGGGAACGGCTGCATCTGCTTGAGAAGTGCGTTTAGCGGATAGATCCCCTTCATGTCCGGCAGCCGTTCCTGATACGCCTTGGACTGCTCGGC is part of the Humisphaera borealis genome and encodes:
- the mfd gene encoding transcription-repair coupling factor, translating into MANPTPPAAIGRLVAARPLTELARLLIDKGAATASGLWGSSVAAVIAAMRAELRRPILLVCGHLDEADDLSDDIHLFTGVHPDALPALELGGSLGRVSEEQVSNRLQLLARYAGGIAQDAVIVAPVQALMQSVPSKDQLKHLIRTLKPGDDMEPEKLIVWLSDHGYNRLEQVEIPGDFAVRGGIIDVYLPGEHPESIEQVGLCARFDFFGDQIESIKTFDLDSLGSKAPLKEVKLLDLKGSLPDVGDSVSLFRYLPDETIVVLWAPLEIAEQSKAYQERLPDMKGIYPLNALLKQMQPFPRLELSQFDQGNVTLMGAGEVPRAALPIQSLQRFETEAKKAIRELAELTETHEVTVFCENEGEEKRFVELAEMEQPGIGKKMTVALGYLHRGFVWDEEGSREGTAAQRQPLALLGHHELFHRYEQRRRVKKSIASRPVDSFLDLKSGDYVVHVAHGIAKFVGMQTIAKDGKSEEYLSLRFADNATLHVPASKINLIQKYVGGFSGHPTLSRLGSGSWEKQKAKVADAVMDMAAELLDVQAARAAEVGHAFGPDTEWQQEFEAEFPYEPTQDQVTGNEEIKGDMMKRRPMDRLLCGDVGYGKTELAMRAAFKAAEFGKQVAVLVPTTVLAEQHYRSFRERMANYPFSIESISRFKSSKEAKDILTRAATGEVDILIGTHRLLSKDVKFADLGLVIVDEEQRFGVTHKERLKQMRKMVDVLTMSATPIPRTLHMSMLGLRDISSLTTAPQDRRSVVTEVMPFDRNRVKLAMLRELQREGQIYFVHNRVGDIIEFADNIQQMVPDARIVIGHGQMEEGEMEAAMMKFIRHEADILVSTTIIESGLDIPNANTIIIDNADRFGLSELHQLRGRVGRWKHRAYCYLLLPADRPVTQVASKRLKAIEEYSHLGAGFKIAMRDLELRGAGNILGPEQSGHIATVGYEMYCQLLEEATRQLKKEPRAARPEAHVELNVTAYIPKTYIPGDRQRMDIYRRLTRCESLEMLAELEKDVKDAFGEPPRQAVIFFALTEVRLLAQLFGIDSIIRQVPDIVLKVNDGTRASYAMTGAPGTLRVIDDKTIYLRMPPTFVEPEAALMVMKNLMRQAWDKEKKGEAAVVPGTAPEKPPEPVKKPVPAPAPVAAKPAATGKPGKAGKKSQPAEAPGLRPTETEFPPITPKQMADLEKLHSLREIGVLTDSEFELARARLLTRK
- a CDS encoding type II toxin-antitoxin system VapC family toxin, producing MSDRRVVIDSNIIIYAAKDPGGVFGKFLATASFAFSVVTRIEVLGFPKLTEAERDALQQLLQSGSELPLSEDIADRAIALRQSRSMSLGDSIVAATALSHGLTLATRNLGDFHWIVELTIDPVLPSP